Genomic DNA from Pempheris klunzingeri isolate RE-2024b chromosome 22, fPemKlu1.hap1, whole genome shotgun sequence:
TAACAAAGCATGATGCTGGGTGTAAATCCACCACCGCTGATCTCAGCATTTGACACATGTAATAAGTTTTTCTTATTCTGGCTCTTTGCAACGTCAGCTTCTTGAGCTGAGGTCACAAAATCATTGAGACACCCAATCATATCTATGGCACTGACTCAAATATAGACACATTATATACATATCCAGCCCTGGTCTTTGCTCCGAGTGTGGGTGGAAGATACCCCCTATAAAGAAATCTGCGACTGTGACTACATGGCAGTGAGATGACTAAGCATGAGGCCCGCTGCCTGTGGCACTGTGCAGACATGTTCCATTCTGTCAGAGCTCTGCAGCACATAGGCACCATTTCACACGGTCCCCCGACTCTTGGCGAAGCGAGTGGGAACTTTAGAGGCTCTGCTGACAGCCTATACCAAGCATTTAAGCACTGTGGGCTTAACCtttttttactttgcattttcctacaatgcattttcaaaaacatgcagaacgggcacttttttgtgtgtttttatgtgagtGCATACATTTTGAGCTCAAATTTGCTGGTTGGAGCATGAACAAGAGTGGAAAAACATTAAAGTGAGTTGTTCTAAGTCAGTTCTGTAATGTCATGTTAAAAGGCCTGCAGGaggtgagaaaacacaacacataaaaTCTGGATGAGATGCTGAAGAGaggagatttttttgttgttgtttttggcagccaacatgaaaaaaaaatgaattcattgtTCTTCATGGATGACTCATATATTATACAGCAGTGTCAGGAAAATGAACACTGTGTCCTTTAACAGGTATTTCCCCCCAAACAGTGAATATCTAAGCTAAGCATTCTCTTCAAAACAACCCCCCAGTATCACTGAGTGCTCACAGCGTGTGTGGTCCGACAGTGGAGAACCCTTCTCTGTTTTGAGTCTTCAACGCCACCTAATGGTGTTTGGTACAAATTACTGTGCTGACATACAATCTGAATGAGCTCTCTCATTGAATATAAAGCCGCTCAgcatgtgaaataaaatcaaatattacaaaagattatttaaagaaaataaatatttctattcCTGTGATTATATTCCAATGTTCACTCTATATTGCAGCGTAACCGCGGGTTAATTTATCCATATCCGTCCACTCAGCCGGTAAATTCAGGTTGTTGTCCCTCCACTTTCGAATCTCTTCTGTACATTAACATGtatgcagtgtgtctgtgaaaacaataacagtaatagtaacatttaatcaaacatttttagacagaaatgttcaaaacaaAGTTACCCTTTTCAGAATTATGGCAGGATAAAATTGGGAACAAAAGGAACACATAAAGAACATTTCAGTACAACAAAAGgactaaaaaatgaaaacataactACCAGGTGTTGAGAGACAAGACAACATGACAACCGAGACGGATTTCCTCTGTTTAAGAGTTCAAAGCCTACTTAAGCCCTCATGGGAAAAACACAGCCACCTTTAGTCTTTCATCTTCACTGAGGAACAGACAATAAGTCTTTGTCTAAAGATCTGAAGCTGCATGATGTCAGCGGCAGGAAGGCATTTAAGGctttaaatgttattaataaaaatcttaaatctAACTCTAAAAGCAACTGGAGGCCAGTTTATGCACGCTAAAATGGGAGTCACATgttgttttgtcactttttgctGAGGCTGTGGTTGCTGTAttccatatttttttaaaagtgacaGACAGTTTTATAAATGAGgctgaacacagacaaatggagTTGTTAATgtgagaagaaataaaagccTGGCTGGCTCTCTGTATTAcgcattaaaggaatagtttgacattttgggaaatacaagTTTTAGCTGTGTTTCCAATTTGAAGATTGAAACTCATCTCATGTCTGTGAAAGTATAAAGACTAGACTAACTGGTGGAAACAGCTGGCCAGGTGTGGTGGTCAGTGGTGTCAGTCCTCTCTtggcaaaaaagcaaataagcgcTCCTATAATGTATTCTTTAAGAGGACTCCATAACCCTCATGCAATGCTATCAAAAGGGACGACACAAGATGGAGCGCACATAAAACTGTACCTGCTGTGTCCTCCATATGATGTCTGCACGTCTTTCCATGAGGCCTATGTGTTGGAATGcaaatcacaaatcaaattATTACAAATGTGCTTAAAACTGATATATAGTAACAGAACAATCCCTGTTGAACAAGTGGGgagtaaaacatttatttcccTTTTCCCAGTGGTTTTAGGGAGCAACCCTAAGATACAATTTTAGACATTTTGGATACAAAACTCTCACAACATCTATTTTTCATACGTGTAACTTATACTATTTAAGCTTTGAAATAGTCTCATGACGTACCTGTCCTACATGGCTGTCATCTGCATAGTACCAGCACTGGTTTGCCCAGTGGCGAACGTAGGCAGTATAGTGCCCAAACATGGCATACCCAGAGTGCACTACCACTGCATGCAAAGTGTACTTGCAGTCACTCTGGAAGAAAAATTAAACTtgtaaatgacacaaaaaaaaatacaatatttgcaTAAATTATGGAAAACACAAGAGTACCTGGGCCAAGTCTGAGGACAACGCTTCTTTGAGAATCTCAGAGAAGTCAAAGGTTTCTGGAAACGTAACGGTGCAATCAAGCTTTCGTGTGAAAGCGCGGCTGCTCCTGAACCTCTTCAGGTGCAAGCACAAGATGCGAGGCAGGGAGAGCAGCTTGGAGTGCTGAGGAAGAATAATGTTTTACCATGTTGGTTTATACTTTCTGGGAAGCATTTAAACCAGACCTCACCTGTTTAGTTGGAGTCTTGGTTCCACATCGTGCACACAAGCAGCAGTTAATGTCCGTCAGCTCCTGATGGCCAAAGAAGGACGTCATGCAGCCCTCCTGAAAATGCTCATGTTAGACATACTTGTTTGTTGGAAATCAGTTTATAgaagtagtttgacattttgggaaaaatgtttattttctttcttgatgagagttagatgagaagattgggACCACTCTAATGTCTGTGTGATAGTCAGCAGCCAGGcagcttatcttagcataaagactgaaaacagggtgACTTTCAGAAAAGCCAATGAgtgtattttataaaatgttaaaatatatcCTGAAAACAAtccacatgtgaaaaaaaaaggagcaccAGAGAATTGTGGTCTTCCTTTATGTGCAGCGGCAGCCTGAGCAGGTAGCTGCTCTGAGTCTGGACGGACCTGCActccaaacactgcaggtgTGTCTCCACAGAAATCTTGTATAGATTCTGGATTTCAAGCGCctggaaagagaaaacaaatgaaggcAAACATAGACAATGCTCGTATAGgtggaaaataaagaatattaatGATTAAAGACCAACCAGAGGTTTGTCATCCATCTGCTGATACATGAAGTTcaagatgaagagaaacaccTCATCAGCGTCATGCTGTATTtcaactgcaacaacaacatTCTCGTTGTGAGGAGCTGTGCGGTCAACCTAATCGATGTGAggcatttatttttcaagtttGTTTGTCCTCACGTCGAATGTGGTTTCTGTCCAGACACTGGAGGAAGTCTTGATGGGGAGCAGGCTGGGGGATGTCGCTCCTCATGGCCGCGAGAACTCTCTTCAGCTGCAGGGGGACGTTACAGTGGCCTCCTCCCACTCCAGCTGCCTCCCACCTTGGGCAATTCACAAACCCTCATTAGTCCTCATTTCATAGCACGTGAGAAAAACAGCCTTGTTTCTAGATTGACAcctgcacattttttttttaaatcttcatGAAAGTTGTCATCAAACTTTGTGAACTATATAAATGAGGTATCTATGCAAATGATTGCACAAATCCAAAACATCTGTAAAGTCCCAGTCTGGTCCCTTGGTTAAGGTTGAGTTGTGCTTCCTCAAACCATTTCATTGTATTAGTTTTACTACATATCCACATTTTAATGTCCTGTTGGTTTTCATCTAGCTGGTCCTCTCTTTGCTTCTCAAGATTGTCgtcattttattccattttcatCTATAGtagttgtttattttcactgcttAATGAAGGGAACATCGGCTAACCTTGCTGCTTATACTTGTGGACAAACTGGACTGTTTGTGGTGTGGAAGACTGAACCAGTTTTAGTCAGTTTATTGCATCTTtccttggtttgttttttcattgttcagTCTATAGGCTACAGTATTGTGAAGTGGTAGTACATAaagcaaagattttttttattgcggTTGCCtgtttaaataatttgtttaattgTTAACTTCTCCTGGTgtgttgtcttttctctctcactaaGGTGCAGGGTGAAGGGCGTCGCCCTGTTACAGATGTTCATAGTTTAAAAACCACAGCACATTGTTTCATATATCACAAAACAGATTAGTTTTGTCCAGATGTGACATTCTTGCCATATACTACAGAACCAGCTCATAACTTAAATTTTACATCATACAGAGAAAAGTCATAATGTGGATTAAGCTGGGAAATTTCCACTTAATGTTAGCAGCCCCTTCTAATTTAGTGTATTGTATAGTGCGTTTCCTTATCGCCCCCAGTTTGTCAtctcagtgttttcattgcTCGTGCTGTATTATTTTACCCAGTTTTTACCCCAGTGTTAATACTTGAATTGAAGTGTTTGTCACAGAAATTAAATGTTGGGTACATAAAACTCCTTGAATTGTCTCTTGTGTCTGACTTACCCGGTCCCCTCGCAGACATCCAGTGAT
This window encodes:
- the LOC139221864 gene encoding ubl carboxyl-terminal hydrolase 18-like, with product MSSRFYLVTSRLGWGHDSRIRGLANYSLSCCVNSLLQSFSATWELAELLDKWEAAGVGGGHCNVPLQLKRVLAAMRSDIPQPAPHQDFLQCLDRNHIRLEIQHDADEVFLFILNFMYQQMDDKPLALEIQNLYKISVETHLQCLECRSVQTQSSYLLRLPLHIKEDHNSLEGCMTSFFGHQELTDINCCLCARCGTKTPTKQHSKLLSLPRILCLHLKRFRSSRAFTRKLDCTVTFPETFDFSEILKEALSSDLAQSDCKYTLHAVVVHSGYAMFGHYTAYVRHWANQCWYYADDSHVGQASWKDVQTSYGGHSRHTAYMLMYRRDSKVEGQQPEFTG